A single genomic interval of Helianthus annuus cultivar XRQ/B chromosome 6, HanXRQr2.0-SUNRISE, whole genome shotgun sequence harbors:
- the LOC110944370 gene encoding phospholipase A(1) DAD1, chloroplastic, whose translation MKGGVIGMVKPCNVARPTTHLAEISHCTTYTNHRTTQLSVKSSWNSDSGPARVAHRVASLDQKWREYQGIKNWEGLLDPLDDGLRHEILRYGDFVEAAYRCFEFDTSSPDYATCKFTKNTMLDRCGLGGSGYKVTKNLHATCGVQLPGWIDRMPSWASTNSSWIGYVAVCDDDKEIARLGRRDVVIAYRGTATCLEWVENIRAMLTSLPDDMAPEKKKAMVQQGFLSMYTSATDMYLSLRDMVREEISRIIETYGNEPLSVTVTGHSLGAALATLTAYDITSTFKHSPMVTVVSFGGPRVGNQNFRSQLESSGTQILRIVNSTDVITKVPGFLVDIGSNDVAKRSVGLQGWLQKQVDELGDWFGYADVGKELRLTSEASPYLTKSDFATCHDLKTYLHLVDGFVSSSCPFRTTAKRLLTGVKQEKQKNLVR comes from the coding sequence ATGAAGGGTGGTGTAATTGGCATGGTTAAACCATGCAACGTAGCCAGACCTACAACCCATCTAGCTGAGATCTCACACTGCACCACTTATACCAACCACCGAACCACACAGTTAAGTGTCAAGAGTTCTTGGAACAGCGATTCGGGTCCGGCCCGGGTCGCACACCGTGTGGCTAGTTTGGATCAGAAGTGGAGGGAGTACCAAGGGATTAAGAACTGGGAAGGGTTGCTTGACCCTTTAGATGATGGTCTCCGGCATGAGATACTCCGGTATGGGGATTTCGTCGAAGCGGCATACCGGTGTTTCGAGTTTGACACGTCATCACCGGACTATGCAACATGTAAGTTTACTAAGAACACAATGTTGGATAGATGTGGTTTAGGGGGGAGTGGGTATAAGGTGACTAAAAATTTGCATGCCACGTGTGGGGTTCAGCTGCCAGGCTGGATTGACCGGATGCCGAGCTGGGCGTCGACGAATTCCAGCTGGATTGGTTACGTGGCGGTTTGCGATGATGACAAGGAGATTGCGCGATTGGGTCGTAGGGACGTGGTGATTGCGTACAGGGGAACTGCCACGTGTCTTGAGTGGGTTGAGAATATACGTGCCATGTTGACATCATTGCCTGATGACATGGCACCTGAAAAGAAAAAAGCTATGGTACAACAAgggtttcttagtatgtacacgtcAGCAACTGACATGTATCTAAGTTTACGGGACATGGTGCGTGAGGAGATATCAAGGATCATTGAGACGTATGGGAATGAGCCTCTTAGTGTGACGGTCACTGGCCATAGCCTTGGTGCGGCACTAGCCACCCTCACAGCCTATGACATAACCTCAACATTTAAGCACTCGCCAATGGTGACTGTAGTTTCCTTTGGCGGGCCTCGTGTTGGAAACCAAAATTTCCGATCACAACTTGAAAGCAGTGGGACACAAATTCTTAGAATCGTGAACTCGACGGATGTGATCACGAAAGTCCCTGGATTCTTGGTTGATATCGGTAGCAACGACGTGGCAAAAAGAAGTGTAGGGTTGCAAGGATGGCTACAAAAACAAGTTGATGAACTTGGAGATTGGTTCGGATATGCCGATGTAGGCAAAGAACTCCGGCTAACCAGCGAGGCGTCACCCTACCTAACCAAAAGCGACTTTGCCACATGCCATGACCTGAAAACATATCTCCATTTAGTTGACGGTTTTGTGAGCTCCTCCTGCCCATTCCGAACAACAGCAAAAAGACTGTTAACCGGAGTGAAACAAGAGAAGCAAAAAAATTTAGTTAGATGA